TCTCCTTCTCCGAACCCTGCGGACACAcagggtgggcagcagggactgcagggaCAATGCTCCTCTGTGCAAAGCACTGCTGAGCTCAGCACCCCGGCCCCATCCTGCCACGACCCCGCTGTCACAGCGCCTGTGCAGGGACATCGCGGCATCGCTGGTGGCTGCCAACGACCGCACGTGTGGGAAGGAACCGGTCCTGCAGCTGGGACGGAGGGGACAGCTGCTTGTCACCACCTTGAGCTACGTCCTGGCATTGACAGGGGGGGATTAGGgggatagaatcatagaatctttttggttggaaaagtccCTCCAGATCACGgagtccacccgttcccccacccctggcactgccccatgtcctgagaacctcatgtccgtctgtccgacccctccagggatggtgactccagcactgccctgggcagcctgttccaatgccccacagcccttgggggaagaaattgttccccagatccaacctcaacctcccctggtgcaacttgaggccgtttcctcgctgaacccccagctccctcagccgctcccatcacccttgtgctccagccccttccccagctccgttcccttctctgaactcactccagcacctcaagggctttcttgacacaaggggcccaaaactgaccccagaattcgaggtgcagcctcgCCAATGAGGAGGATGATGGGATGAGGGCTCCAGAGCCCATTGAGCATCCAGGCAAAGGGGCAGCGGCACTGGCCGTGCTGCATCACCAGTAGCCCCATGGCTCCCAGGCTTGAGCTGGGAGGAACCCAGCCAGTGCGAAGGGCCGAGCCCAAgcatgtcccagctctgtccccagcctcaCCCCAAGCACCCACAAAGCTCAGTCCTTCCCCCTCAGTGCACCAGGACCCCCCAACCCATCCCTCCCACCCTCCAGCTGCACCATCCCCGTGCCCACCGGGCTCCCAGAGCATCACTGCTGGGCTGTGGATGCAGGAACAAAGCGCAGCTGCAGCTTCATGTCCCCAGCAGATGCTGCTGTAAGTCATAAGAACAAGACAATCGAGAGAGTGCTGGaccagaataattttcttttttttttaacctgagaTTGGCACTACACAGCGCTTGCTTCTACAGCAGTGgaacaggatttttttggttttttttcctcgctTTCCTCCTGCAACAGACTCAAATTCAGCAATTAACAAAGATAATGTAGACTCCTGGCTGGCATCGTGCCAGGAACATTATGCTTCCATTTTGAAGAGCACTATTTCAAAAGCAATGATAAAAAGTGAAGTCAttgcaaaactggaaaattGAGACAACTTCACtaaaaaaactgaaaatctgaGACAGAACAGGCAACCTGGTGTCTCTGACTTTGTCTCCTAGCACCATCCTGTAGCGTTAAAGCCTGCTTATATTTTTGAAACCATCATAGGTGAAGGGGGGGAGGTTTGGCAAACAAGAGGCAGCTTTGGGCAGGCACGCAATGGGGTTGATTTCACACGCTGTGAAGTCCTGCTCGCTGGTGAAAAACACGCCGTCGTGTGAGTATATAGAGGGGTCCAGGTCATAGTAGTTGTAGGGTCTCAGGAGAAAACCAACGGAGTTTCCCACCGTCACAGTGTTGGGAATATCCTCAGAGTGCGGGATGTGAAGGAAACCAGCGGTTATCCAGGCAACCAGGTCCTGGGCAAGAGAAGAGCCACAAAAACTGTGGTTATTGCAGAAActtggagcagcaggagcaaccGAAGTCTGTGCAAGGGCCATGGTTTGAATGTTGGGgtcatggtgtgaattttggggtcacggtgtgaattttggggtcacggtgtgaattttggggtcaTGGGCTGTCCCCACTCAGCCTGGGGCTGGTTATTGCAAATCTGGCCCAGGGGACCCCAACTCACCTCGTTGGTGATGGTCTCATTGTCGATGAAGTCGGCGAAGGCCACGGTGGGCGTCCAGGGGTCGTTCTGGTTGTagatgctggtgctggtgggttCCTCCTCCTTCCGCCGGGTGACGGCCAGCTGGTACCTGGGGAATATGGACAACAGATgggagcagctccctggggcagggggaggttcaggctggacatggggaaaaaaatttttgaccctgaaggtggtgagagcctggcccaggttggccagagaggtggtggctgaaccatccctggagacatcccaggccaggctggacggggctctgagcaacctgagctggtgcagatgtccctgctcatggcagggggggcactgggtgcactttgaaggccccttcaccccaaactaTTCTAAGGTTCTATGATAAAAGCAGCTCCCCAGAGAGTCTGCAGAGCACAATCCTGCTCCTGCGGAGTAACCCAGCCCAGGAGAGCATCTGCCCGGTGCCTCCCCAGCCATGTTCCCCTCCATGCGCTGCCTCcccagctggcagggctgggggtgtctCTGAGAAACCACCGTCCCCGTCAGAGCAGCCTGACCTGGCCCAGCTGACGGCCCTCTCCATGGAGCTGGCTTCGGGGACGTGGTCCCCTGCAAAGCTGGTGATCTGGATCCTGTAACCACGCTGGTGGCCCCACTTGTTTTTGCTGTTGGCTGCAAAGTAGATGTATCTGGGCATCTTCTCCTGGAGCCGGAAGGCAGCCTGGTCCTCTGTGTCCAGGACTTTCTTGGTGAGTTGTGGTCGCTCTatctgctgctccaggctccaGGGCGCCCGTGTCATCTCAAACGCCATGTCCTGGGCTACCAGGGAGTTTTTCATCCCTGCAAAGCAAAAGTGAAGTCACTGAGGAGCGTCCCCATGGTCCTTTTTCCCCAGGGATGTCATCACAGCCAGAACTCGCCCTCCTCACCCTCCCCTTCCATGCCACAggctcccagcaccagctccttGGAGAAGAGCTGTCACGGACAGAAATCGTCACTGTCAGGAGACTGGTCAGTACTCCTGACCGCACGATGGACCTTCCCTGGCTAGAAGAGACACGAGAAGGGGGCCAGGGACACTCTACCACGGTGTGGAGCTCCTGAATGGCCACCAGCTTCTGCTCCTGCGTGGCCACCAGCTTCCGCCAGGCTgacccagctgctcccagctctgcacgAGACAGCAATTTATCACCGAGAGCCGAGGATGGATCTCCAGAGATCATGGTCTAATTCACACCCGTCTGGCGGAGAGAGTTTGAggcgcaggcaggaggggttgaAACCACCACAGCACCAGATGCATTTACCACTCTTGCGATGACATTAATTTAGGAACCGATGTTTCCATTCTGACTTCCAGGCAGGGAATAATTGCCCTTTTCCCTGCAGGTCCCACACCAGCCTCAGATCAGGATACAAGAAACCCGTGCAGGAGATGACCCGTTTTTGCTGTGCTGCAGTTTTGCCTTCCCTGTGCTCGGAAGGTGAGGATGCTGCGGGGCTCCCCCCGAGTCTCCTACCCAGGACAGGGCTCCCCTCCTGTCTGGGGTTTTGCACAACTCTTCCCAAGAGCGTtttgcagcaggcagggctcAGGGGCTGTAAACAGAGCAGGGATGTGAGTGGCACAGCAGTCACAGAAAAGGACCTTGTCACCGGGCGGGAACTGTATTTTAGCACATTTTTGAGCCTTGCTTACAGGAAGCAAACCACTATCAGCCCCATTTTCAACTGGAATCACAGTGGCAGCACCTTTTGGGGCCACACAAACCACAGCATTGCAGGTACGAGAGAGGACGCGTGCTGAAACGGAACGCTTGCAGCTCCATGTACACTGTTTGTTCTCTGGTTCCTCCCTGCGATGCAGGAGACAGCGCACGTCGCTGGAGCTGCGTTTCTCCTCAGGCTGGGACCCGTCTACCGGGGATCTCCTTGGTCATGGGCAGAtctaaaacattatttttccctaCCTTTTACAGGAGCAGGTGTCAATAACAGACACCTAACGCTGCCAGTCCGCGCCCCCAGCACCACCGGTACCCCTGCACCTTCCCAGTTACTGGAACAGCCTTGCAGGCTGAGCATCCTCGCTCCTCCCAGGGTGGATGCCAGACAGAAGGAGCCGCTACTGGACTCAAATAACCCTCCGCAAGGATCCGCCGCCAAAAACCGTGACTGTGTGCAGGAGCAGCGGAATTCACTCGCTCCCCGCAGCGGCTTCGCAGCCCAAGACTCAGGATCCAACTTA
This DNA window, taken from Caloenas nicobarica isolate bCalNic1 chromosome 24, bCalNic1.hap1, whole genome shotgun sequence, encodes the following:
- the LOC135998092 gene encoding amine oxidase [copper-containing] 3-like isoform X3, producing MKNSLVAQDMAFEMTRAPWSLEQQIERPQLTKKVLDTEDQAAFRLQEKMPRYIYFAANSKNKWGHQRGYRIQITSFAGDHVPEASSMERAVSWARYQLAVTRRKEEEPTSTSIYNQNDPWTPTVAFADFIDNETITNEDLVAWITAGFLHIPHSEDIPNTVTVGNSVGFLLRPYNYYDLDPSIYSHDGVFFTSEQDFTACEINPIACLPKAASCLPNLPPFTYDGFKNISRL